The following coding sequences are from one Candidatus Acidiferrales bacterium window:
- a CDS encoding Ig-like domain repeat protein: protein MKIPQASTLPLTATISPGKTATGLVTFTLGYDHFAQVPVAGEVAQTGVQTDEIGTYVLSTQYSGDVNDLASQSGNLSVAFTGTTQQQIVAQTGTLAHSITVNVTVQ, encoded by the coding sequence GTGAAAATACCTCAGGCTTCCACCCTGCCGCTTACAGCCACGATCAGTCCGGGAAAAACTGCCACGGGACTTGTAACTTTCACGTTGGGATATGACCACTTTGCACAGGTGCCCGTAGCTGGTGAGGTGGCGCAGACGGGTGTGCAGACAGATGAAATTGGTACATATGTCCTCAGTACACAGTACAGCGGCGACGTGAATGACCTGGCCTCTCAGAGCGGGAACCTAAGCGTCGCTTTCACTGGAACAACCCAGCAGCAAATCGTGGCGCAAACCGGCACGCTTGCCCACTCGATTACCGTGAATGTCACGGTCCAATAG
- a CDS encoding carboxypeptidase-like regulatory domain-containing protein — translation MSAVSRLVLGIAFVAIAAVLCSFVPTAFGQQQTSQPEPTNISGRVTDKDGNVISGAQVTLTRDDQSPKQVVQSGDDGGFVFFNVAPGPFHLSIEAPAYATETYSGTMISGQNFMVPPIIVTLATVTTVIHVEPTNVVAERQIKVEEQQRVLKVIPNFYVSYIPNAAPLDAKQKAELSWKDAVDPVTFVLIGAIAGIQQSDDQFPGYGQGAQGYGKRYGASYADFATGTLFGSVIFPAILKQDPRYFYKGTGSKRSRILYAIANAVICKGDNGHWQPNYSGVLGNLASGGLSNLYYPPQSQNGVALTFEVTGVGIALTAADNLLQEFLIKKLTPSARKHDAASR, via the coding sequence ATGAGCGCTGTCAGCCGGCTTGTGCTTGGGATTGCTTTCGTTGCTATTGCCGCGGTTCTGTGCTCGTTTGTGCCGACCGCCTTCGGGCAGCAGCAAACCAGTCAACCAGAGCCGACTAACATCAGTGGTAGGGTGACCGACAAGGATGGAAACGTCATCTCCGGCGCTCAAGTGACGCTCACGCGAGATGATCAATCGCCCAAACAAGTCGTCCAGTCGGGCGATGACGGGGGGTTCGTTTTTTTTAACGTTGCTCCCGGGCCATTCCATTTGAGCATTGAAGCGCCAGCCTACGCTACGGAAACATACTCCGGGACGATGATTTCGGGGCAGAATTTCATGGTGCCGCCCATCATAGTGACGCTCGCAACAGTCACGACGGTCATACATGTGGAGCCAACGAACGTAGTCGCCGAACGTCAAATTAAAGTGGAAGAACAGCAGCGCGTCCTCAAAGTGATTCCGAATTTTTATGTCAGTTATATTCCTAATGCGGCTCCGCTGGATGCTAAACAGAAGGCCGAGCTTTCCTGGAAAGACGCCGTAGATCCGGTCACGTTCGTCCTCATTGGAGCTATCGCCGGAATTCAACAATCGGATGATCAGTTTCCCGGGTACGGCCAAGGCGCGCAAGGCTATGGCAAACGCTACGGCGCTTCCTATGCTGACTTCGCCACCGGTACGCTTTTCGGAAGCGTTATATTTCCCGCGATTCTCAAGCAGGATCCGCGTTATTTCTATAAGGGAACAGGCAGCAAGCGCTCGCGGATTCTATATGCCATCGCCAACGCGGTCATCTGCAAAGGCGACAATGGGCATTGGCAGCCGAATTATTCGGGCGTTCTGGGGAACCTCGCGTCCGGCGGCCTTTCAAATCTCTACTACCCGCCCCAGAGTCAAAATGGCGTTGCATTGACATTTGAAGTCACAGGCGTCGGTATTGCCCTAACAGCCGCGGATAATCTCCTCCAGGAATTTCTCATCAAAAAACTGACTCCTTCCGCCCGCAAGCACGATGCGGCAAGCCGCTGA